The following DNA comes from Bartonella sp. M0283.
CCCATACTGATAAGCCCCTCTTTAATAAGGGTAAGGCCAATCAATAACACCACAATACCGGTAACAAGCGGGGTAATCATACGGCTGATAAAGGGGAGAATGCGCGAAACCGACATTTCGATAAAAGAACCGGCAATCACCACACCGAAGACCGCCGACATCACCTCGTTTGCAGGAATACCGCTTGCAACCATTGCCGCAGAACCGGCCGAAAGCGGCCCGACAAAATTGAAACTGGTTCCTTGCACAATCAGCAATCCGGCACCGAAGGGGCCGATTTTTTTGCACTGTACAAAAGTCGCAACGCCCGAAATGATAAGCGACATGGATAAAACCATGGCTGTATCTTCCGGTGATACACCGGCAGCACTACATATGATAAAGCCCGGCGTAATGATCGGCACGATAATTGCCAATAAATGTTGGAGAGCGGCCAAAAACGCGACAGGTGCATGCGGGTGGTCATTCATCTCAAAAACGAGATCACCCGATTTTTTATGCGTTTTATAATTCTCCATCGGCTTTCTCCATCAGCACAATATGATGCGTGAAAATTGAAAGGTAATTTTCAGGTTAACGTTCTAGTTGAGGATTGATAAAGAAAGGTCAAGTCTATTTGACTATGAGCGGCATTTATCCACCAGCAAGCAAGGCCATTTCAATATATAATTCTTAGAACAATCCCGCGATGAGACGATTCTCTCCCAAGATTTAAGCGGGTGCTGCTTACAAGAAGACATCTTGTTGGCTTTAAAACAACAATTATATGCAATAATGACATTGAACAAAAAACCGGAAACGCGTTTCTATAAAATCCGGATTGGACGAGAAAAATGAATATTGGTGAAGCAGCAAAACAATCGGGTCTTAGTGCAAAAATGATCCGCCATTATGAGGAAACCGGACTTATTTCACCAGCCCATCGGAGTGAAAATGGCTATCGCGTTTATACCGATGACGATATTCAAACCTTGCGCTTCATCCGCCGCTCGCGACTGCTCGGTTTTTCTTCCGAAGATATCCGCGTTCTCCTCGGATTATGGAAAGATCATAGCCGTGCTTCAAGCGAAGTTAAAAAACTCGCACTTTCCCATATCAAGGCTTTGCAGGAAAAAATGGATTCTTTACAGGTGATGATTAATACACTCGACCACCTTGTCCATCACTGCCACGGTGATGACAGGCCGGACTGCCCGATTCTGGAAGATCTTGCAGGGTGCAGTCATTGCCACTGATGAAACTTGCCGTTATATTTTTTAAAAAAGCTCACTTCTGGCAAATCGGTTCATGCTATTTTCAGCGCGGCAAATCTTGCGAAGCTTAAAAAAATACCATGCTTGTTTGTCACAATTTAGCGATTTTAAAGAAAACACTTTTTATTGTGGCAGAAGAATACTACACATGAGATAATAAGAATAAACGGAATTTGAAATGCGCAAAATACTTGAGATCAACGATCTTAAAAAACTAGCCAAACGTCGCGTACCCAAGATGTTTTTTGACTATGCCGATTCCGGAGCATGGACAGAAAGCACTTATCGCGCCAATGAAGAAGACTTCAAAAAAATAAAGCTGCGCCAGCGTGTTCTGGTCGATATGACCAATCGTTCGCTTGAAAGCGAAATGATCGGTCAGAAAGTTTCTATGCCGGTTGCATTGTCTCCCACCGGTTTGACAGGCATGCAACATGCCAATGGAGAAATGTTGGCAGCGCAGGCTGCCGAAGAATTCGGCGTGCCTTTTACATTGTCGACAATGAGCATTTGCTCGATTGAAGATGTCGCATCGGTGACCAAAAAACCGTTCTGGTTCCAGCTTTATGTCATGAAAGACCGCGACTTTATCGCCGATCTTATCAATCGTGCAAAAGCAGCCAAGTGCGGGGCATTGGTTCTGACGCTCGATTTGCAGATTTTAGGCCAGCGCCATAAGGATTTGCGCAACAACCTGTCTGCCCCGCCAAAATTCACTTTGAAAAATCTCTGGCAAATGATGACATGCCCGAAATGGTGCATGGAGATGTTGCAGACCAATAGAAGAACATTCCGAAATATTGCAGGACATGCCAAAAACGTAACGGATTTGTCTTCGTTGAGTTTGTGGACAGCCGCGCAATTCGACCCAAAGCTCAATTGGGACGATGTCGAATGGATCAAGAAAATTTGGGGTGGCAAGCTTATCCTGAAAGGCATTCTTGATGTAGAAGACGCCAAAATGGCTGTCAAAACCGGTGCCGATGCCATTCTGGTTTCAAACCATGGTGGCCGCCAGCTTGACGGTGCTCCTTCAACCATTTCTGTTTTGCCTGAAATTGTTGATGCTGTCGGAGATATGATAGAAATCCATGTTGATGGTGGTATCCGTTCCGGTCAGGATGTGTTGAAGGCTTTGGCGCTTGGTGCCAAAGGCACATTTATCGGCCGTCCGTTCCTCTACGGGCTTGGTGCTTTGGGTAAACCCGGTGTCACCAAAGCCTTGGAAATTATCCGTAACGAGCTTGATATTTCGATGGCACTGTGCGGCAAGAAGAAAATTGCCGACCTCACCCATGATGTTCTCTATGATTTCAGGCCGTCAAAACCAAAACTTTAAAAAAGCATAATGAACTATTCTATAAGCCGGGCAAAATGCCCGGCTTTTTCAATGCTTTTGTTTTTTAACGACGTTTTTTAAAAAATGATTTTTCTTGGAACTCTAAAAACGATGAAAAGCCAACAATAAAAATTATTTAAAATACGCCACTGAAACGACCGGCTTCCATGCAATACATAACCGAAATGAACCTGAAAACAGCAGCAAAGCTGCCTGTTATCCCGCTTTTTTCGGTGAAAAAATCCACATTGATTTCTGGTATAAAGGCCTACCCTTTATTTTACCTGATTTTGCAATTGACCCGATTTTATCATTGATGAGCATTGAAGAGCGCCGATTTCTTGATCGTACTAATGGCACACTCATTTGTCAAAATGTTCGAGATGTCACGGCATCTTTCAGGCCCTCTTTTATGACACCCTGTTTTAACAGTGGAAGCGGAATGAAATGCCAGCTTAAAATAGCTCTTCTTCTGCTTTTCATGAACCGGTTTTCAGTCCAAAGATTGATAAAGCTAATTTTGATGAGCCAAAACCATTTTAAGGTTTAAACTCCAAACGAAGGGAACAAATGCTGCTTTCAGAAACGCCCGAACGGTTCACATAATGAGGAGCTCTGGCTGAAACTCGGGCGAGAAGAATAATTCACATAATTTTATTCATCGCTGCATCAAAATAGAGCGAATGGAAAAGGCTGAATGGATGCGCGCAACACCAGGAAGACGTGATAATATTTCCTTGTGAATGGTTTCATAAGCGGCGGCATTTTCTGCTTCCGCGCGCAGCCAATAATCTGCGTCCCCCGTCATCAAATAACATTCTTTGATTTCCGGATGGCGGCGCACAGCCGCCTCGAAACGGTTCAAATATTCTTCCGTTTGTTTTTCAAGTGTAATCTGGATAATGGCAATAAGCCGGTCTTCTCCTTCAACACTTCCCAATATGGCGGTAAACCCGCGAATAACGCCGCTTTCTTCCAATAATTTTACACGCCTCAAACATGCCGAGGGGGAAAGCCCCACTTCGGCAGCAAGATTAGCATTGCTCATGCGCCCGTCACGGCGCAACAGGCGGATGATATTACGATCTATTGCATCAAGGTTTTGCATAATATTTCAATTTGTTGGATTTACGCTCAATATTCAACGATAAATATCTATAATGTTTCAAAAATAGATACAACATTCGAATGCCCTTCACATATGATAGGCACAATAAAATGGCAAAAAGCCACGGGAACAATGACGGGGAACAATGCGGGCATCCGGATTTGTAACCGGATTTATCTGGGAAATAATGAAATGGGTGAAATTCAAAACAACAATAAAATTCCGGCATTAGCCTATGGGGCAATTCTCACAATCAATCTTGATGCCATTGTCGAAAATTATAACACCATTAAAAAAATGGTTGCTCCGGCACAAAGTTCTGCCATTGTCAAAGCCGACGCTTATGGCCTTGGTGCAAAAAAAATAGCGCCCGTGCTTTATGAAGCCGGATGCCGGTTTTTCTTTGTAGCAGAACTTATCGAGGCACTCCGGCTTAAAGATCAATTGCCGACAGATGCTTCCATTGCTGTTTTGAATGGTATTTTGCCGGGAACGGAAAAAATAACGGCGGCGGCCGGTATAATTCCGGTTCTGAATTCCTGGGAGGCTATTCTTGACTGGCAAAAACTTTGCTTGAATGAAGCAAAGCGTTTACCCGCAATCATCCAGATTGATACCGGCATGTGCCGCTTGGGGCTTGATCATAGCGAGCTTTACCGCCTTGTCGCCGACCCGTCGATTTTTAATGACGCGGATATAAAACTGGTTATCAGCCATTTGGCCAAAAGTGACGAGGAAAATAGCCCTGCCAACCCTGCCCAGCTTGAAGCCATGAAAAAGGCACTTGCCAGACTTCCGGCTTCCAAAGTTGCATTTGCTGCTTCCGGCGGGATTTTTTTGAATACCGACTATCATTTCGACATGGTGCGCCCGGGCATTGCCCTTTACGGTGTAGACCCGCTCGGCAAAAGCCCGACAGCAATCAAACCGGTTGTGAGCCTTGACGCCCATGTTATCCAGACACGCCATGTTCCCGCTGGTGCGGCAATCGGCTATGGCGGAACATTTATAACTGAAAGGCCAAGCACTATAACAACAATATCGGTGGGCTATGCCGATGGTTGGTTAAGGGCACTCGGCAATAAAGGTTCGGTTTATTTCAAAGGAGAGCGCGTGCCGATTGTTGGCCGCGTTTCGATGGATTCCATCACACTTGATACAACGCATCTTGGTGAAAACGCACCAAAAGCCGGTGATCTTGTCGAACTCATCGGCAAGCACCAATCGCTTGACGATGTTGCTCGCGATGCCGGCACAATTCCTTATGAAATTCTAACGTCGCTTAGTCATCGTTACGAACGCATCTATGTGAAAAATTGCGAGGGAAACAAAAAATGAAAGTGCTTGTTCTGGGAAGTGGTGTCGTTGGCGTAACTTCAGCCTGGTATCTCAATAAAGCAGGCCATGAAGTTACGGTCATTGATCGTGAAGAAGGGCCTGCATTGGAAACAAGCTTTGCCAATGCTGGTCAGGTTTCGTTCGGATATACAACCCCATGGGCACAACCGGGGCTCACCCTCAAAGCATTGAAAATGATGCGGCAGGCCAATCCGCCGCTTATTATTCATCCCACTTTCAGCCTCGACCAGATGAAGTGGCTCTTTGCAATGTTTATCAATTGCAATGAAAACCGGTACAAGAAAAACAAAGCCCTGATGGTGCGCGTCTCCGACTATGCCGCCAAATGCCTTCAGGCTTTACGCGAAGAAACATCCATCCATTACGACGAACGCATGCAAGGCACAATCCAGCTTTTTCGGGACCCTCACCAGCTTGAAGCGGCCAATAAGGATGTCGAAGTTCTCAAAGCAGATGGCATTGCCTTTAAGATGCTCGATAGTGACGGCTGCGTTGCCGCAGAACCCGGATTGGCGCCGTTAAAAGATAAAATCGTTGGTGGATTGCAAACCCCTGAAGATGAAACCGGCGATTGCCAGATGTTTACAACCAAACTTGCAAAGCTCGCGGCCGATAAAGGGGTTGAATTTTCCTATAATACAATAATCAATAAACTTCATGTCGAAGGTGGTAAAA
Coding sequences within:
- the cueR gene encoding Cu(I)-responsive transcriptional regulator; protein product: MNIGEAAKQSGLSAKMIRHYEETGLISPAHRSENGYRVYTDDDIQTLRFIRRSRLLGFSSEDIRVLLGLWKDHSRASSEVKKLALSHIKALQEKMDSLQVMINTLDHLVHHCHGDDRPDCPILEDLAGCSHCH
- a CDS encoding Lrp/AsnC family transcriptional regulator gives rise to the protein MQNLDAIDRNIIRLLRRDGRMSNANLAAEVGLSPSACLRRVKLLEESGVIRGFTAILGSVEGEDRLIAIIQITLEKQTEEYLNRFEAAVRRHPEIKECYLMTGDADYWLRAEAENAAAYETIHKEILSRLPGVARIHSAFSIRSILMQR
- the alr gene encoding alanine racemase, which codes for MGEIQNNNKIPALAYGAILTINLDAIVENYNTIKKMVAPAQSSAIVKADAYGLGAKKIAPVLYEAGCRFFFVAELIEALRLKDQLPTDASIAVLNGILPGTEKITAAAGIIPVLNSWEAILDWQKLCLNEAKRLPAIIQIDTGMCRLGLDHSELYRLVADPSIFNDADIKLVISHLAKSDEENSPANPAQLEAMKKALARLPASKVAFAASGGIFLNTDYHFDMVRPGIALYGVDPLGKSPTAIKPVVSLDAHVIQTRHVPAGAAIGYGGTFITERPSTITTISVGYADGWLRALGNKGSVYFKGERVPIVGRVSMDSITLDTTHLGENAPKAGDLVELIGKHQSLDDVARDAGTIPYEILTSLSHRYERIYVKNCEGNKK
- a CDS encoding D-amino acid dehydrogenase, whose product is MKVLVLGSGVVGVTSAWYLNKAGHEVTVIDREEGPALETSFANAGQVSFGYTTPWAQPGLTLKALKMMRQANPPLIIHPTFSLDQMKWLFAMFINCNENRYKKNKALMVRVSDYAAKCLQALREETSIHYDERMQGTIQLFRDPHQLEAANKDVEVLKADGIAFKMLDSDGCVAAEPGLAPLKDKIVGGLQTPEDETGDCQMFTTKLAKLAADKGVEFSYNTIINKLHVEGGKITGVETSRGVMHADAYLVSMGSFTPFLIRDLGLHAPIYPVKGYSITVPITNEAKAPVSTVIDDIYKVAVTRLGNRIRVGGMAEVSGYEIKLSEPRLKTLQEALEMMFPGSYDRAFKPQLWSGLRPVTPDSVPIIGRTKYENLFINSGHGTLGWTMSTGSGHLIADIISGNKPEIDPTGLDISRYQ
- a CDS encoding alpha-hydroxy acid oxidase translates to MRKILEINDLKKLAKRRVPKMFFDYADSGAWTESTYRANEEDFKKIKLRQRVLVDMTNRSLESEMIGQKVSMPVALSPTGLTGMQHANGEMLAAQAAEEFGVPFTLSTMSICSIEDVASVTKKPFWFQLYVMKDRDFIADLINRAKAAKCGALVLTLDLQILGQRHKDLRNNLSAPPKFTLKNLWQMMTCPKWCMEMLQTNRRTFRNIAGHAKNVTDLSSLSLWTAAQFDPKLNWDDVEWIKKIWGGKLILKGILDVEDAKMAVKTGADAILVSNHGGRQLDGAPSTISVLPEIVDAVGDMIEIHVDGGIRSGQDVLKALALGAKGTFIGRPFLYGLGALGKPGVTKALEIIRNELDISMALCGKKKIADLTHDVLYDFRPSKPKL